The following are encoded in a window of Syntrophorhabdaceae bacterium genomic DNA:
- the ahbC gene encoding 12,18-didecarboxysiroheme deacetylase, with translation MIGISKLYCSAVEASDPLRYGRESGKLPSHLLQFSKDKKPVVVWNMTKRCNLRCIHCYALAEGEDYKGNELSTEEGKRLIDDLAQFGVPVILFSGGEPLLREDLPELIDYAVKKDLRAVISTNGTLITEEKARRFARSSLSYIGISLDGIGGVNDLFRGSKGAFEKALAGMRNAKKAGIKVGLRFTINKRNYQEIPKIFDLIEKEDIERACFYHLVYSGRGSKLKDDDLAHGEARKVVDYIMDRTKAIFDKGKPIEVLTVDNHADGPYLYMRLHQEDPARAEEVYELLMMNEGNASGVGIACVDEEGNVHADQFWRHYSFGNVRERPFSQIWMDTGNELMAKLKEKKKYVKGRCARCRWLSICGGNFRVRAEAATGDVWAEDPQCYLTDQEIAEGRELRAKS, from the coding sequence ATGATCGGTATTTCAAAGCTCTACTGTAGTGCTGTTGAGGCATCGGACCCGCTCCGCTATGGAAGGGAATCGGGAAAGCTTCCCTCCCACCTCCTCCAGTTCTCGAAGGACAAAAAACCCGTTGTCGTATGGAACATGACGAAACGGTGCAACCTGAGATGCATCCACTGCTATGCCCTTGCAGAGGGCGAAGATTACAAGGGCAATGAGTTATCAACGGAAGAAGGCAAGAGGCTCATCGATGATCTGGCGCAGTTCGGTGTGCCGGTGATCCTCTTCTCCGGCGGAGAGCCGCTCCTGCGGGAGGACCTTCCGGAGCTTATCGATTACGCTGTGAAAAAGGATCTGCGGGCCGTTATCTCCACGAACGGAACGCTCATTACAGAAGAGAAGGCGCGGAGGTTTGCCCGATCGTCGCTTTCCTATATTGGGATCAGCCTCGATGGCATCGGCGGTGTCAACGACCTGTTCCGGGGCTCGAAAGGCGCATTCGAAAAGGCCCTTGCCGGTATGAGAAACGCGAAGAAGGCAGGCATCAAGGTGGGGTTGCGGTTCACCATAAATAAAAGAAACTACCAGGAGATACCGAAGATTTTCGACCTCATCGAGAAAGAGGATATTGAACGGGCCTGCTTCTATCACCTCGTCTATTCGGGCAGGGGATCGAAGCTCAAAGATGATGACCTTGCGCACGGCGAAGCCCGCAAGGTCGTAGACTACATCATGGACCGGACAAAAGCAATTTTCGATAAAGGCAAACCGATTGAGGTGCTTACCGTCGACAACCATGCTGACGGTCCCTATCTCTATATGCGGCTTCATCAGGAAGATCCCGCGAGGGCGGAAGAGGTCTACGAACTCCTCATGATGAACGAGGGGAACGCCTCCGGTGTGGGGATCGCCTGTGTCGATGAGGAAGGCAATGTCCACGCGGACCAGTTCTGGAGGCACTATAGTTTCGGCAACGTGAGGGAGAGACCCTTCAGCCAGATCTGGATGGACACCGGCAATGAACTCATGGCCAAACTGAAAGAGAAAAAGAAGTACGTGAAAGGCAGGTGCGCCCGGTGCAGGTGGCTTAGTATCTGTGGAGGGAATTTCCGGGTACGCGCGGAGGCGGCAACAGGCGATGTCTGGGCAGAAGACCCGCAGTGCTACTTAACGGACCAGGAGATAGCAGAGGGCAGAGAGCTGAGAGCTAAGAGCTGA
- the hemB gene encoding porphobilinogen synthase has product MNFPEYRPRRLRKNEKFRKMIEETAVSPQHLIYPLFVKEMHEEKIPIPSMPDIYQFSIEGLMREIEDVVSLSIPAVLLFGIPEEKDETGSGAYDENGIIQKATQRIKKLFGDDILVITDVCMCEYTSHGHCGIIRNGDVDNDETLKLLAQSALTHVEAGADMVAPSDMMDGRVKEIRDILDKNGYQTTPIMSYAAKYASALYGPFRDAAESAPQFGDRKTYQMDPPNQREALREIRLDIEEGADIVMVKPALFYLDVLALARQTFNIPLAAYSVSGEYTMIKTTAAKGYLDYKRTVLEATVSIRRAGADMVITYFAKDIGRWARENSL; this is encoded by the coding sequence ATGAACTTTCCGGAATATAGACCAAGAAGGCTGAGAAAGAATGAGAAATTCAGAAAGATGATCGAAGAGACCGCCGTCTCCCCGCAGCACCTCATCTACCCACTCTTTGTCAAGGAGATGCACGAGGAGAAGATCCCCATCCCATCCATGCCCGACATATACCAGTTCTCCATTGAAGGGCTTATGCGCGAGATCGAGGACGTGGTAAGCCTTTCCATACCCGCGGTCCTCCTTTTCGGCATCCCTGAAGAGAAAGATGAAACAGGAAGCGGCGCCTATGATGAGAACGGGATCATCCAGAAGGCAACACAGAGGATAAAAAAGCTCTTCGGCGATGACATCCTTGTCATTACCGACGTATGCATGTGCGAGTATACGAGCCACGGTCACTGCGGGATTATCAGGAATGGCGACGTGGACAACGACGAGACGTTGAAGCTCCTCGCGCAAAGCGCGCTGACGCATGTCGAGGCAGGCGCCGACATGGTAGCGCCGTCGGATATGATGGACGGCAGGGTAAAGGAGATCCGCGATATCCTTGATAAGAACGGCTACCAGACGACCCCTATCATGAGCTATGCGGCAAAATACGCATCAGCACTTTATGGCCCTTTCAGGGATGCCGCAGAGTCTGCACCGCAGTTCGGTGACAGAAAGACATACCAGATGGACCCTCCGAACCAGAGGGAGGCGCTGCGGGAGATCAGGCTCGATATCGAGGAGGGCGCTGATATCGTCATGGTCAAGCCGGCGCTCTTCTATCTCGATGTCCTTGCCCTGGCGCGGCAGACATTCAACATACCCCTCGCCGCCTATTCGGTGAGCGGTGAGTATACGATGATAAAGACCACCGCGGCAAAAGGGTATCTCGATTACAAGAGAACCGTCCTCGAGGCCACGGTCAGTATCAGAAGGGCAGGGGCCGATATGGTGATCACCTATTTTGCCAAGGACATAGGAAGATGGGCGAGAGAGAATTCCCTCTGA
- a CDS encoding radical SAM protein — translation MGEREFPLRMVAWELTRNCNLNCIHCRAKATLGPHQGELTTEECKKIIDDISSFASPIVILTGGEPLMRDDLFEIIRYGNEKGLRLVIAVNGTLLDKEKALELKELGIKRVSMSVDGKDRHSHDSFRGVRGSFDAVVNAAEILNNIGLPFQINTTVTRLNVDDLGEIYEFVKAIGAVAWHVFLLVPVGRGEGLRGEELNAKMYEDVLQWLYTIEKKNELEMKVTCAPHYYRIVKEKGDTPKSAGCLAGKSFMFISNKGIAQPCGYLEMDSGDVRKEGVKKVWEDSPVFTKLRDLRSYKGKCGTCRFLAICGGCRARAYEIRGDMLGEEPYCTYNTAHG, via the coding sequence ATGGGCGAGAGAGAATTCCCTCTGAGAATGGTCGCATGGGAGCTGACCAGGAACTGCAACCTTAACTGTATCCACTGCAGGGCAAAGGCGACCCTCGGTCCCCATCAGGGCGAACTCACAACAGAAGAATGTAAAAAGATCATCGACGATATCTCCTCCTTCGCGTCGCCGATAGTGATCCTCACGGGCGGCGAACCGCTCATGAGAGACGACCTCTTCGAGATCATCCGGTACGGCAATGAAAAAGGACTGAGGCTCGTCATCGCCGTCAACGGCACACTCCTCGATAAGGAAAAGGCGTTGGAGCTCAAGGAACTGGGTATCAAAAGGGTCAGCATGAGCGTGGATGGAAAAGACAGGCATTCCCATGATTCCTTCCGGGGCGTCCGGGGCTCATTTGACGCGGTAGTGAACGCGGCGGAGATATTGAACAATATCGGCCTGCCGTTTCAGATCAACACTACCGTTACCCGTTTGAACGTTGATGACCTTGGGGAGATTTATGAATTTGTGAAAGCGATAGGCGCCGTCGCATGGCACGTTTTCCTGCTTGTTCCTGTCGGCAGGGGCGAGGGGCTGCGGGGCGAAGAGCTGAACGCGAAGATGTACGAGGATGTCCTTCAATGGCTCTATACCATAGAAAAGAAGAACGAGCTGGAGATGAAGGTGACCTGCGCGCCGCACTATTACAGGATAGTGAAAGAGAAGGGCGACACGCCGAAGAGCGCGGGATGCCTCGCGGGGAAGAGCTTCATGTTTATCTCCAACAAAGGGATCGCCCAACCGTGCGGGTATCTTGAAATGGATTCCGGAGATGTAAGGAAAGAAGGCGTAAAGAAGGTCTGGGAAGATTCGCCGGTCTTTACGAAACTCCGGGACCTGCGTTCATACAAGGGCAAATGTGGCACATGCAGGTTTCTCGCTATCTGCGGAGGGTGCAGGGCGCGGGCCTATGAGATCCGGGGAGACATGCTCGGAGAAGAACCGTACTGCACGTACAATACAGCTCACGGCTGA
- a CDS encoding thioredoxin domain-containing protein — MNRLANERSAYLQHAARQKIDWFPWSEEAFEKAKREGKPVFLSSGAIWCHWCHVMAKESFEDDEIAHVLNERFVAVKLDRDERPDIDRRYQQATAAMGFSGGWPLSVFLTGDKKPFYGGTYFPPVDMYGRPGFKTILLAVSELYRTKKDEIHEQSDQFVALLNQQDEAPGEINTTMIDHAAQGMLPYMDKLHGGFGQAPKFPMSGAIEFLLNRYFFTRDEGLGDLLKKTLDGMADGGFHDQLGGGFHRYSTDEAWTVPHFEKMTDDNAWLLRNYIDAYSAFGDDRYKKVAEGILRFVNKELSSPDGGFYASMDADVTPDDEGGYFTWTDGDLKRALNEDEYKVLSLYFLHTFNAVHHDPEKKVLSVRMTVEELAGKTGMDIETVKAVIRQGKEKLFAERDGRTKPFIDKALYTSLNGMMAAAYLKAYRILRDETIKDFALKTLGRILEINVADDRLYHSEGVKALLDDYTCFIDALLAAYEVTGDPSYLEKARRYADRCIELFRDEEKGGFFDTDEDVIDVRLKGVGDIPHPSANAVAIILLVRLSLMADDDRYRHVAERALKSFSPQARIMGLHAGYYFCAMDAFFHTLKLDINAQPASRLAEEALREFYPYTAIRYSSDKGYIIPCLGNTCYDPVDTADGLRKFFQTLH, encoded by the coding sequence ATGAACAGACTTGCGAATGAAAGATCAGCCTATCTGCAGCACGCCGCGCGTCAGAAGATCGACTGGTTCCCGTGGTCCGAAGAGGCCTTCGAGAAGGCGAAGAGAGAAGGCAAACCGGTTTTCTTAAGCTCCGGGGCGATATGGTGCCACTGGTGCCACGTGATGGCGAAAGAATCCTTCGAGGACGACGAGATCGCCCACGTCCTCAACGAACGCTTTGTCGCCGTCAAGCTCGACCGGGATGAAAGGCCTGATATCGACAGGAGATACCAGCAGGCAACGGCGGCCATGGGTTTCAGCGGCGGCTGGCCCCTGAGCGTATTCCTTACCGGCGACAAGAAACCTTTTTACGGGGGGACCTATTTCCCGCCTGTCGATATGTACGGAAGACCCGGTTTCAAGACGATCCTCCTTGCCGTGAGCGAGCTTTACAGGACGAAGAAGGACGAGATCCACGAGCAAAGTGATCAATTCGTTGCCCTGCTCAACCAGCAGGATGAAGCGCCGGGAGAGATTAATACAACAATGATCGATCATGCAGCGCAGGGCATGCTTCCTTATATGGATAAACTGCATGGAGGTTTTGGACAGGCCCCCAAGTTCCCCATGTCGGGTGCCATTGAGTTTCTGCTGAACCGGTATTTTTTTACGCGGGATGAAGGCCTCGGCGACCTTCTGAAGAAGACGCTCGACGGAATGGCAGACGGCGGGTTCCATGACCAGCTTGGCGGCGGCTTCCACAGGTATTCGACCGATGAGGCCTGGACAGTCCCTCACTTTGAAAAGATGACAGACGATAACGCATGGCTTTTGAGGAACTATATCGATGCCTATTCCGCCTTTGGCGATGATCGTTATAAAAAGGTTGCAGAGGGCATCCTCCGTTTCGTGAATAAGGAGCTTTCCAGCCCTGACGGAGGTTTTTACGCAAGCATGGACGCGGACGTTACGCCTGATGATGAGGGCGGCTATTTTACCTGGACCGACGGGGATCTTAAAAGAGCGCTTAATGAAGATGAATACAAGGTGCTTTCCCTCTATTTTCTTCACACCTTCAATGCCGTGCACCATGACCCGGAGAAGAAGGTGCTCTCCGTCAGGATGACCGTAGAGGAACTGGCAGGAAAGACCGGTATGGATATCGAAACCGTGAAGGCCGTTATCCGGCAGGGGAAGGAAAAACTCTTCGCGGAGCGCGATGGGCGCACGAAACCTTTTATAGACAAGGCGCTTTATACATCCCTCAACGGCATGATGGCTGCTGCCTATCTCAAGGCTTACAGGATATTGCGGGACGAAACGATCAAAGACTTTGCGCTGAAGACGCTGGGCAGGATACTTGAGATCAACGTTGCGGATGACCGGTTATACCACTCCGAAGGGGTAAAGGCATTGCTCGACGACTATACCTGTTTTATAGATGCCCTCCTCGCAGCATATGAGGTAACAGGCGACCCATCATATCTTGAGAAGGCCAGGAGATATGCGGACAGGTGCATAGAGCTTTTCCGGGATGAAGAAAAGGGCGGGTTTTTTGATACCGATGAAGATGTTATCGATGTACGATTGAAAGGAGTGGGGGACATACCGCATCCGTCTGCCAATGCCGTTGCCATTATACTACTCGTAAGGCTCTCCCTCATGGCCGATGATGACAGGTACCGTCACGTTGCCGAACGAGCATTGAAGTCCTTTTCTCCTCAGGCCCGGATCATGGGACTCCATGCCGGATACTATTTCTGCGCCATGGACGCCTTCTTCCACACGCTCAAGCTCGATATCAACGCCCAACCGGCGTCCCGTCTTGCCGAAGAAGCCCTGAGAGAATTTTATCCCTATACGGCAATCCGGTATAGTAGTGACAAAGGTTATATCATTCCCTGCCTTGGAAATACCTGTTACGATCCCGTTGATACCGCCGACGGCCTGAGAAAGTTTTTTCAAACTCTTCATTAA
- a CDS encoding DUF502 domain-containing protein — protein sequence MSLSKHLKKKFLTGLFILIPLIITIYIVYLVISSIEAIIAPVIRNILSQIIGHAVYIPGTGFILFIVIVYITGVVASNYFGKTLLAYGETFLKKIPFIKGIYGSVKDITDAFSSEKIKSFREVVLIEFPFQGRYALGFVTKRIRLEDKDLCSVFIPTTPNPTSGYLIMAQEEELVFLDMRTDDALKYIVSLGTSRTELPWKEKKSFLY from the coding sequence ATGAGCCTTTCCAAGCACCTGAAGAAAAAGTTCCTTACCGGTCTTTTCATCCTTATCCCCCTCATCATTACCATATATATTGTCTATCTCGTTATCTCCTCCATTGAGGCAATTATTGCACCGGTCATCAGGAACATACTTTCGCAGATCATAGGGCACGCGGTATATATACCCGGAACAGGTTTTATACTTTTTATCGTCATCGTCTATATTACGGGTGTCGTGGCATCGAACTACTTCGGCAAGACCCTGCTTGCATACGGCGAGACCTTCCTTAAAAAGATACCGTTTATAAAAGGGATCTATGGTTCTGTGAAGGACATTACGGACGCATTTTCATCGGAAAAGATCAAGTCCTTCCGCGAGGTCGTGCTCATTGAGTTCCCGTTCCAGGGCAGATATGCGCTGGGATTTGTAACAAAGCGGATCCGGCTTGAAGACAAGGACCTCTGTTCTGTCTTTATTCCCACTACCCCAAACCCGACATCGGGCTATCTCATCATGGCTCAAGAAGAAGAGCTGGTATTTCTTGATATGCGTACGGACGATGCGCTCAAGTATATCGTCTCCCTCGGTACCTCACGAACTGAACTTCCATGGAAAGAGAAAAAATCTTTTCTTTAT